GGTCTGCCCTTGGGCGGGGTTGGGGGTTTGAGGACAGGTGCTGCGATTCTCCTCCCCCTCCTCCTCCTCATCAGGAGGGTCAATACTTAACATCAGATCCTTAAACTAAATAAAACACAGCAACTTTATAATTATCAGAAGTGTGTCCAAAGATAAAAATGCCCTGCCTATAATGGAATGTTAGTAttgcaaatttaaataaatacaccATATCTTTGTAAATAGTATGATTAAATGCAagaaggatttttttctttacttatttGTATCAgttaataaattttgatgataatatatttaaaacaaaggtAAATGTGAAATGAAGATTATGTCACAGGGACAGGCATAAAGTGTCATGTAATGAAATGTTGTAACACGTCTACcctttataataatttaataggTTGACATTATGAAACAGTTGAATCCCCAAACCATTTCTTCTCTTAGATACACTGTTTGTACTGACTGATTATTGTACTAACGCCTATCGACAATTTTCAAGCTGCCTGAAGTACAGAATTTTAGTTAATAAGACAATCTATTCACTTCCTTCAATTCTCCCGACTCACCTCTAAATAATCATCAATAAGCTTGCGTCTCTCGTCCGCGTCATCACTGTTTTGTTCATCCTCGCTCGAGTCACTGCTGTCACTAGTAGTCTCCCCTGAATCATTCCTGTGTCGTTTATGTGATTTCCGCGACCTTTTCTTAATAGTCCTATTTTTcgttttattgtttaacaagTTTATCACAGTCTCAGGATTAAATGTCACTATGAATTTCCTCTGCACTGGTTTATCATATGTTTTTGCATCCGATTGAGAATAGTTGTGAATTTTGCTGCAAAAGAAGTTACAAGATAATAATGATGAATCACTTTACATTATAAAATCCCACACACACTGGTTGAAAGATAACATGGACTGCATTACCTGTCAGAAAATCCATAGGTCTCTTTTAAGTGGTGCTTCAGGTGTAACAGTAAAATACAGCCCTGTGCTAGGTAACAAATATCCAACAAAGGTTTGATATCTGCTGGCAGCTTCGCTGttggaatcaaaatttcagaTACAAGGTTACTTGAAAGTTTAAGAATACATAAAAAATCCCTTGTCTCATAATTAGTTGGGGATTTTATTTCTTTGGTAAGAGGTGCCTACAGAATTTTAAGAATTAAACTGATTCCACAGAAACATAACTTACCTATGAGTTTGTCTGGGTCATCTTCATCCTCATCCTCCTCAATGGCCGGCCGTGGTAACACCCCATTCTCTGTCTGGTTCCCACCCTCAGCGTTGACCAACATGTTCTGCAATGTACCCAGAGCAATCGTAAATCTTGAAGTGAACTGTGTCAAAGTCATAACAATTCTGATGGATTCCTCAGACACTCAATAATCTCAGAAAATCAATAAACCATCTCTAGGATATCTCACAGTAAGTCGAGATATTATGGATATAAAGCAACATAATTCATGGATAGTTCACAcccaactttaaaaaaaaagagaggaaACATCATGTAATTGAAAACTAAATGTAAAGTCgagaacaaaaataaaataaaaagggtACCATGCTTTCGGCTTCTCTCTTAGGCAAGCGTAAACGctagaataaaacaaaaaaaatacaataaaacttTATCGTAGAGgtgacaaaaaaaacaaacaaattacaGCGATGAATACAGCATTTATCTTTATCGTAGAGAAGTGACAAGAGTATTGAACACTGTAGAGTGGACAGTACCTCTTTGAAGGACTGGAGAATGTTGGAGCCGGACACAGAAACAATGATGTCGATCTGGTTGATGATAAACAAGGGCTCGTCCTGAGTCTGGTAGGGGAAGAAGGCTAGGTTGTCAGCTATGTACAGCTGTTCTGCTAGTGAgattttctgtaaaaataaatgtataggtGAAACATGTTTGGGGGAAGGGGGAAAGATGACAGAGCTCAGAATGATAATTTGATGATTGCatttaatatcataaaacatgcattatcatttataattcttaaaataatgttaatataTTAGATCATTTTGATTTACTTACTGCTGAGTCGTCAAAGAGATTAAGCAGTGAGAGGAGTATGGCACGGCGATGAGAGCGGTTGGTCCGTAAAACGGTGTACAGGAAGTTGTTGAGACTGATGGTGTTGCCTTCACTTTCTCGGTGACCTCGGATCAAACAGCTCTTACTGTTGGCCTGTAGTAACTGCTGCAGTTTGTACGACATCTTCAGACCTTGTAAAGCTTTCATCTGcaatatatttgatttcttaAGCATAATGTAAAGATATCAAAAGTTAATAAGACACTGCATGTATGGCTCAGATAACTATATGTATTTTACTTGAATATGAATCCTCCATCAAATTGCATACTGTAGAGTTTGAgaaagtatatttattttttattatctcTGTCAGTCAAACTTACATGGATAAAGCCTGGATATTTCTTGTCTATTTCCTGAAGCTGTTGATCTGCTTTCACACGTATGACTTTCTCCGTATCAGTACACATACTAATCAGGTAGGGAACACACTGAAAGAAACCATTCATCATGTACACAGAACTTGTATGTAATCATAGAGAGGTTAAAACAATCTCAATCCTCACAGTAACTCGTCAGAATCAACATAAGAACAAcagtaaaatgtacatgtaaaaagtcaAAAAACTCAGTTAGACACTTTATTAATCTTCAAGTCTGCTAGATGTTAATGTAGTCATCATTTTGTattagagagagaaaaaagttaCCCAAAGAACTTGAATTAATGTACACATGTAAATGTCTGTACATGACAAATATTTGGTACAAGTTTGTTTTAACGTGTATTTACAGGGTACTGACATAATGTCTGTACAAGTCTGGTTGtacaattacatatatattcttTCAGAGTACTGACGTAAATGTCTACAAGTTCGGTTGGATGTGTATTGTAGCTTACTGACCTGCACAGGGTGCACCAGTCCCTGCTGTAGAACAAGCACCACCACCTGTATGGCCGCCAGTCGCACCTGAGTGTGGGAGTGGAAGAAGGAGTCCAGCACGTGCTTCAGGTACACCTGCATAATGGTGCTGGCCATCctaaagacagacagacacagtgGGTTAACACAGACACAGACGGAATCAACACCATACACAAAACTCACAGAAACAATAGTGTAGTAAAATCTATATCAACTTCCTCAACACACTGCTGCAATGACATATACTTTCTTTCTAAAACATTACTAATAgtgtcatacatgtacatgtatttctacttAAAATTATTGTCAGAATCAAAGCTAGATGTTTGTTTTCATGAATGAATATTTACAATGTCTTATACATAATGAGGATTAGGAAATACCCTCACCCTGATTGTATATCCCCCATCTCCTTCAGATCTTCCTCTTTTGCATGCTTCCTCCCTAGAAATAAAGTATGCAGTATGCTATAAGAGATCTGTGGCTTACTGTGttactttttaaatattgtatacatAGGAATGAACTCtctaaatgtatttcataaaaagtTCTTACAGTCTGCATCAGCTTTGTGCATCCTGATTTCTTCTTCCAGTAAGTAATTTTGAAGATTTCTCAATACCTTCAATACAATTTGGacaaattaatatgaaatttgtatgttagtcatcttgatattaaaaatCACAACATTAAAGTAGATTTTTAACTGGTCCTCTCGAGTGTTTGGGTTGCTGTACCTGTATTCTGAGTTTGTCGGGAGAATCCTCATTATCCAGatattcataatataaatctgTCATCTCTTTACCCAACATCATCTCATAGTGGCGTATGACCATAAAACCTATCCAACAGTGAAGCCAAGAATTAAGTGGTGTCAATTCAATACACTGATCTCGTCTAACTACCTGTACAACTAACCCATTGAGTCTTACCTAGACCACTCAGTGCCTTCTCTTTGACAATTTCATCCTCATGGTTAACAAAGTACATCAGTACTTCAAATACCCGCGCCTTGATCGACTCCTATAGAAAGAAACACAtcaacatgtaaatattttagcaaTGGTTTAAATTTGACGTCGTATCAATAACTGTCTTCAGGTGAACAAATTGCATGACAACAATAACAGGTATTTCTGAGCTTATATAAATGTAGGTATTTCagagtttatatatatagatgacATACTATTGAGGGGTCTGGCATATCTCTGTCCAGATCAAAGTATTTACAGAGCAAGCCCACGGTAAAGAGGGAGCGGAGCAGTGTGGGCTTCCGAGCTCTAAGCTGGGGATTGTCGGGGTCCTCCTTATGATCATAGCACAGCTTCACTAGCACACCTGCAATACAAATATTCTCATACAATACactgaataaaacaaatatatggatctataaatagcaccaTGGCAAAAGCAGCGCAATTCTCTGTCATTGATCAATAATCAGGTTATGAATGATGAAAAACTCACCAAAGAACTTCTCAAAGCAGTCCTTGACCAGTGAGTAGTTGTGGCTGACAGAGTTAACAACTGCACCTAGACAGCTGATACAGCTCTCAACAACCTACAACAGACACAGTGAAAGAGTGTACACAAAACCTAAAACAGACACAGTGAAAGCTAGGACACAATGTTAACACTTCCATGCTACAGGCTAACTTATTTCATGAAATGCCCTTAGACTGAAACACCGTCTTTACATAGATAAGGACTGACACAGTGTTAATATCTCTATAAGACTGAGACATGTCTTTACACATAGCTGAGACTGAAAATGTGTTTACCATCATTCTATAAGACTGAGACATGTCTTTACACATAGCTGAGACTGAAAGTGTGTTTACCATCATTCTATAAGACTGAGACATGTCTTTACACATAGCTGAGACTGAGAGTGTGTTTACCATCATTCTATGAGACTGAGACATGTCTTTACACATAGCTGAGACTGAAAATGTGTTTACCATCAGTCTATGAGACTGAGACATGTCTTTACACATAGCTGAGACTGAAAATGTGTTTACCATCATTCTATAAGACTGAGACATGTCTTTACACATAGCTGAGACTGAAAGTGTGTTTACCATCATTCTATAAGACTGAGACATGTCTTTACACATAGCTGAGACTGAGAGTGTGTTTACCATCATTCTATGAGACTGAGACATGTCTTCATACATAGCTGAGACTGAAAGTGTGTTTACCATCATTCTATAAGACTGAGACATGTCTTTACACATAGCTGAGACTGAAAATGTGTTTACCATCATTCTATGAGACTGAGACATGTCTTCATACATAGCTGAGACTGAAAGTGTGTTTACCATCATTCTATAAGACTGAGACATGTCTTTACACATAGCCGAGACTGAGAGTGTGTTTACCATCATTCTATGAGACTGAGACATGTCTTCATACATAGCTGAGACTGAAAGTGTGTTTACCATCATTCTATAAGACTGAGACATGTCTTTACACATAGCTGAGACTGAAAGTGTGTTTACCATCATTCTATAAGACTGAGACATGTCTTTACACATAGCTGAGACTGAGAGTGTGTTTACCATCAGTCTATGAGACTGAGACATGTCTTTACACATAGCCGAGACTGAGAGTGTGTTTACCATCAGTCTATGAGACTGAGACATGTCTTTACACATAGCTGAGACTGAGAGTGTGTTTACCATCAGTCTATGAGACTGAGACATGTCTTTACACATAGCCGAGACTGAGAGTGTGTTTACCATCAGTCTATGAGACTGAGACATGTCTTTACACATAGCTGAGACTGAGAGTGTGTTTACCATCATTCCGTGTTTGAGGATTAGCTTCATCATGTCCTCCTCTAGCTGGGCCAGGAACGTCTCACTGGGGTGGTCCATCAGAGGGACCACCATCTCTAAAATCCGAGCAACGTAGTGGAGAACAAAGTGATCACCCTGAGTCTGTCAAAGAAAGACATGAAGGTAAAATCAACTTAGCTTCAAGAAAACAATCAAAGTCTGTCTTAGAAACTTCATTCAGCCTAAATTATGCTGTAAACACATTATTATCCCAAACCATAAagtttaattctaaacaaatttcaCAATCAGCAAACTGTGAGTGATTAGATCTGACTGCTGATAGTTCTGTGTGTGAGACTTACACTACACTTGATGTCTAAGTATGGCTGTAGTGTGGTGGCATGTTTCACCATCAGGTCCGGTTTGATCTTGCTGAAGAGATGTAGAGTGGACAGACAGGCCACCAGTCTCTGGCTGCAACCCTTACCCGTGTTGGAGTCTACAACAAATTCCAAACGAAGTGCAATGAAAAATGCTGTAAAACTACTCATTCAATACAAACAGACATATACAGATTCTCCCTGACTATGGCCATTGTACAGTGAAGCTTATGAAGAATCATTTCAAtgatttgtcaaagaaataCTAGCAGATACTGGAAAGAAAATAGTCAGGTAGTAGTGAAACTGTGAAAGCAGGAAAGAGAAAGTAAAGAGTAATTCTGACTATACAAGTTTTTCAGAAGGTCTGTATGGCGAGGCCTTACCCACACTCCTTTCCTCCAGACGGAGGACATTCTCCACCAGACAGTCCACGATCTGACGACAAGACGTCAGGGCACTCTTATTGATATTGCCATCCTCGTCTTTTTTAAGTAACTGGAAATTAAAGATACCATGAAATTGCAAGAATGTCATGATGTGTTCAGAAAAATATTCTTACTTATCACATCtatgtaaaagaaaattgttttacttACATTTTCTAACATTTGTTCAAAGAATTCAAATCCTGTATCCCTACATGCTGCAACCTGTCAATAGAAAAGTAAATTATTTTGGAAAAATAACAAAGAAATcatgcaaaatttaaaaaatccacattaacctgtaaataaaattaagttaaaGAGCAATGTTTGAGTCTGTACTTGCAACGTCTGTTATATaaagaaatcatgaaaaatttaaaaaatccacatTAACCTGTAAACATACATGTTAACCTCCAGTGATGAAAAGTAGGTAGATTTTGAACCGAAAAGCGGTAGCATCCCACACGGCCtttttttgtgtatatttcaaAGCACAGATTTTTAGCTACAACATATGTAGTAAGGGTTTCTGATTagtaattaatgattttaatttgaatatagaagacttttgaaatttattaatatcaatacaagcaatgaaaatgtttgcatgCATTTACCATTTTAATGATATCAGGTAagctattcttttttttttaaggaaaaatatttgagtGCAGAGACTTTAACAATTGCCTTTGTTCAGAAAAATAGCTTACGTTTccaaaatttaacatataagAGAAGCAAGAACTAGAAGGAAATCGtatattctttttcaatatcaaaacgATGTTGACTTGCTTATTACAAACCATGCAGCATTAAACTGCAAGTCAAGCTGTTAAGGCCAGCttaaaagatatattcagtCATCGTTAAAGACGTGTGGAATTGCAAAGCTTCTTTTTCCTTTGAGAGGATAATATCGACATGTCCTGTAACTAATGTAATCATGGGAAGTAACTTCTTTCATCGTTCAATGTAAAAGACATGCTTGAAAACTTGTCATTCAAGCGGCTTAATTAATAAAGCGTTTGTGGGCCTCCGATTCAAAGTCATGCGTTAATTTTTAAACTCGACATCTTTTAACCACAATGGCTTCCAAAATGGCTATCTATAAAAACAAGGAACgtattttgaagaaaagcagtagattttttaataaaatcggTAGGCGTGAAACAGCTAAAAAGCGGTAGACTTCCGCGAAGATCAGTAGAGTTAACATGTATGCTGTATATAAGATTAAGTTAAAGAGCAATGTTTGAGTCTGTACTTGCAATGTCTGTTACATaaagaaatcatgaaaaattttaaaaatccatatttATCTGTAAATAAGATTACGTTAAAGAGCAGTTTGAGCCTGTACTTACGACGTCTGTTATATTTAGCACCCTTGTTAAGAGTTTGGTGGTATCCTTTTCTCGGCTGCTGATTGGCGTAAACCACATGGATTGAAATACCTCATTGACCAGTTTCTAGAACAACAACACAATTGAATGATTTACATGTCAAAAGACTTGTTATTTACTTCTATTCTCATAATTATTATGCATTACCTTGATTCCCTCCTCATCATTAACTCGTCGGATCATTTTGACACACATTTCAGGAATTTTGTCAAAATCTGGTTGTTCCAAACAAATATCACGAAATATTTTGATGACCCGCTTTCTAACACTGATACCTGTGTCCTGTAAATATTCAAGCAAAATTTTCATCaacatgttaaaatttttatacgCACCAGGTTTATACTAATATAGTACACAACCATGTACATTGAGtgttaaaataatatcattCTTTTGTAAGTCTTCCTTTAAGGTAACGACCCTCCAATCGACTTACCAGTATTCGGACAGAGAGCATCTCGTAGTACTGAGATATGAGCTCTGGACGGATTAGTATAAATCTCCCCACCAACTCCACCGCCGCCTCTCGCACCGACGTCGAGGAATCCAGGAAGCGGTAGTGGACGCCTTTCTGCATGTCCTCCTATCAACAGACAACAATGTAGACCTTTTTTAATCACACATTTAGCCACTTCTATTAATGGACAATATAATGCATGCACtatggacatacatgtatatacaactTTCATGTAGACTTATTTTAACACAAATAGGACACATTTTTCCACCAAGAGGAATGAACAAGTACCGTATATTCCCGCTTATAAGTCGGTATTTTGGGAGtagaaatttgaacaaaaagtaGGGGTCTGACTTATAGGCATGACATAcaatcagaaaatttttccactGGGTAAAACTTCGTTTTTGGGTGCCAATTTGCTTCCAACTTTTGACTTGTGATCCCTATACTtgacatgtttatattttaattactaaaaagataaacacattaataaatgcattgaaagtttcaactgtatttcttaaaaatataaacagggTTTATTTGATAGGATCTTTTATTTAAGCAGGCAATTATTTACACCTGAGGTGATAATAGCTGTAGGTATAACTGTACTAAGGATAATACAAGCCAACACTGAGTGTAAGGGGCTAATTACCAATCCTAATCGGTCAGTATGGGATAAAATACCTGTCATTTTATTTCCAGTAGCATTTAAACtagtttttgagctataatCAACTTGTAAtgagtgtttaaaaaaataatggcgTCCAAAATCGAAAGTTACAAatttcaagaaagataactctgtttacagaaaactattaaaaaaaacatggcgTCTACAAGCGATCTAGACAGTGGGATTACAGAACAGTAATTTCTGTTGAATACTTAAAAATCAAACACTGAAATAAATGCTggtctgtttaaaaaaaaataaagatcgttttataattattcataattaatttcACCTGAGGTGATAATAGCTATATTGGTGGCTGTAGGTGGCATGTCACCTAAAACAACACAAGCTAACACACCAGTTTTAAAAGGGGCTATACTATCTTAATCAGTCAACAGGGGATCAAAATcactataattttattttcaacagtattttaaatagttttagaGCTAATACCaagtgtattaaaaaaaaaatggagtcCAAAATCGAAAGTTATTATTCCAGGATAGATGTCTGAACTGAACACAACACTTTTAAAATGCATCTAGAAATGATAACAGAGGGGTCAAACACCAATACATTTTATCTAGAATATAGTCTTGCTTGATAAAATGTGCTAATTTGATTGAGAATTTATAGACTGATTATCCTGAAAAAGATACCCGACTTATAAGAGGGTCAATGGCAAAATCTTGtaaataaacttgaaaaaagACAACCGACTTATAGGCGAACAATACTTATAGGCGAGTATATACGGTACTGCAAACACAAATACCGATACATTTATATGTAACAACATTTGTATCGAAGGACCAATATGGACATTTCTATACCTTTTTATTAAGGCAAGAACATATTACATATGTACTTAATTTGACACTAGAAAGTCACTTAGTCTGCCTCTAGTAGAGATTGGCATACACAATACACATGTAACAAGTGTACACGTTTTCTCATCAATGGAATAATACTGCAGATCTACATTTAGATTGTTCTTAAGTTACATACAATTGATACCATCAATAGATTTAggtatattttttctctttgaCCTCTGGGTAGTAATGAAGTGCTTTACATATACTGTTGGGTGTGGTTCCTTACCCTGGCTAGGATCCCTGGGTCTGCTTCCACTACGGCAGTCAGACACTTCATGGCCTTGGTCCTCACAGCTACAGCTGACTCGTTCAAAACTCGCAAGATCTGCACAACAAAGTCAACACGAGTTCAATAATAACTTGTCTTATTCCATCCATCATTAAAATGTGTCCATTTTAGGTCGACTACTCACCTGGGTTAGGTACACATCAAAGCTTTTTGCAAATGGTCTTTTAGATGATAAATATCTTGCAACGAGACAAGCGCCATCATAATCTAACTTGGAGTGAGGTGGCCTGAAAGGAAATGGAAATCAtattacattttacataaaaatatttcaaatctttTATCCAGATTTATAATAAACTACTGTAATTACacaaacatttaatatttttgctttACCTGTAGGAGGCATTCTTTGTGATGGACTCGTACTGCGCCAACAGGAATGTTTTCTTCTGTTCAGCAGTCTGAATTGCCTCTGCTACCTTCTCCTCCTCTTCTTCGGTTCTGTGTTTGTTTGACTGCTTGGACAGGCTATCTGCTTCTACAGTAACATCTCTGTACCACTGGGCTATATAGAACAGGTGGGCATACTACAAAGGGAACCAACATCTTAGTACAGTACATACACATATTCCATTTATATGATGACATCTTTTTACACCAATATTTTCAAGCTTATTGATCTATATCAATAATggttctttttcttatttttcttattttttttattttcagcaaTGTGTACTTCTCTTTTCTCATGTGGTTATAAGAGCCCTCACCCAGTAAGCTGATTCACTTTGACTGTTGAATGCCAGATAGTCCAGCATGGCCTTCTGAAGAATCTGTGTCTGGTCCTCAGCCTCAGGCTACAAACACAGCAACATTGTCAACTCTCacaaacatgtacatggatCAAATCACAATCaattcaaagcatttaattttaaaatggaggattgtcaaatgttttaaacttgttgccataaacatattttttaatacacaGTAAACTAAATGTGCATGAAGACACAGCAAACCAATGAAGTAATTGTTGCTTGTGTCTTATTGTTTAATTCCTACAATGTATCTCAACATAAACATCAGTAACTAATTAAAGAAAACGTAGACTTACCCCTGAAGTTGTGGATTTCATTTCCCCCTCTTCATCACTCTCTTTTGAAGTTACCTAATTAATCATAATGTACATTCACCATACATTAATCAGTAAACAGTACTATATACAGGAATAATGTATTGTACATAAACTGAACCATTTGCTTCAGAATGACAGAACAGAACAAACAAAACACCCTGTACCTTTGTGATAATTTCATCAATAGAGCCCTGGTTGTCTTGACTAGACACGGCGTCCTTCCGTAATCTAGAGGCCACAATGCCCAGATAATCAAGGGAGGCCACCCTGAGAGACATGTCCACTGATTTATTGCTGAACTGCTTCACCTGTACAAAACAACATTACACTTCTTAAACACTTACACATACAATATTCACTAATGAATTCATATCCCATAGAAAtagcaaaaaaatattctgaatcCTATGTAATTTGGCATAAACAAGTCTCTTTACCAGAATTTTGCCTAGCAGACTAAGAAGGAGCTCCGAGGAGGGCCACTCTGGTTTGTTGACGGTGGACAGGAGATCCTGTACAAAGTTCTCAAACATGGGCCGGTAGTCCTCCTCACTCTTCACTGTACATCTACAAACAATGCAGGGAGCAAGGTTACAACTCAATGATTATGTCAAGTACACAGATCCACAATGCAAAATGATGGCATTATATgctaagaaagaaaatgaatgtcTTACTTTTGCAAGAACACTGTGAGAAAATTATACCCTGTCCTCAAAGCATTCTCAAAGGAGGTGACAATGACAACATCATTGGAATTCTACAAAAAAAAGGTCATATTTTCATGATCTACATGTACTCACAGTTGCAACCTAAATATAAATGCAACTTCTACAGAAAAGACAATCTGACAAACAAGTCTTAGAGTAGATGCCTGACCTGTCCCCGCTTAGATTTGTGGCCTTTCTTGGACGAGGAGGATGAGGTTGATGGAGCCTCCTCCTCCCCCACTGGCTCTGTGA
This portion of the Magallana gigas chromosome 7, xbMagGiga1.1, whole genome shotgun sequence genome encodes:
- the LOC105330823 gene encoding nipped-B-like protein isoform X3, encoding MNSDVPSVPITTLAGIHSLTDLLPELPLPTPTSSTPHNKTLLHNDKLKETSKRLLATRDAGLTQQIVGVLRKTSTEHLDLKDSSGGEGIDRNSPELLKSILSQDPAIFQGRQYYENGSQKDGYNVGNQHYQNNLLGVDPNKYQHPYGNYTPGIVNGEHPELSNQYPGYQGAAKSLGTIASPAQGSLAENSFYNDSQNHTDVNSAYHKKKLKNSEPIVLLEQLTNLPPHASGDASSTASADSYGERKKKKSSHPVVLLEPLDEQTLKSIQHGGSVKTKESKKRAGRRYDSDEEYDDRGKRRRRHSDSDSDSQAEVSRKKKKEKRHRRVNQQSLSVEELLESPTFKKFSASMEYILEASEDTNFGSLNPNDDDVECPTESLIANNLLNDLCGETAKLKSLGVMNQVPADRLVKLLTVLQWNIRDGTKVTPIANQGQDEDEEEQRLWRSLIMERVLRSMNSVLIALHIMTSPDMPKQVYLEDVIERIILYGKFQLQNTIFPEFDPVYKIDPKAKDGFHGSLKAKRARAAQVKHKSTINLFNKISDMIEKLAELVDIQELTDTTILQLSTLGVSPFFVENISEMQLNSMKLVTTIFSKYEKHRQLILEDIFASLARLPSSKRNLRNYRLNSEESIQMVTALALQLIQCVIKLPTSATFTEPVGEEEAPSTSSSSSKKGHKSKRGQNSNDVVIVTSFENALRTGYNFLTVFLQKCTVKSEEDYRPMFENFVQDLLSTVNKPEWPSSELLLSLLGKILVKQFSNKSVDMSLRVASLDYLGIVASRLRKDAVSSQDNQGSIDEIITKVTSKESDEEGEMKSTTSGPEAEDQTQILQKAMLDYLAFNSQSESAYWYAHLFYIAQWYRDVTVEADSLSKQSNKHRTEEEEEKVAEAIQTAEQKKTFLLAQYESITKNASYRPPHSKLDYDGACLVARYLSSKRPFAKSFDVYLTQILRVLNESAVAVRTKAMKCLTAVVEADPGILAREDMQKGVHYRFLDSSTSVREAAVELVGRFILIRPELISQYYEMLSVRILDTGISVRKRVIKIFRDICLEQPDFDKIPEMCVKMIRRVNDEEGIKKLVNEVFQSMWFTPISSREKDTTKLLTRVLNITDVVAACRDTGFEFFEQMLENLLKKDEDGNINKSALTSCRQIVDCLVENVLRLEERSVDSNTGKGCSQRLVACLSTLHLFSKIKPDLMVKHATTLQPYLDIKCSTQGDHFVLHYVARILEMVVPLMDHPSETFLAQLEEDMMKLILKHGMMVVESCISCLGAVVNSVSHNYSLVKDCFEKFFGVLVKLCYDHKEDPDNPQLRARKPTLLRSLFTVGLLCKYFDLDRDMPDPSIESIKARVFEVLMYFVNHEDEIVKEKALSGLGFMVIRHYEMMLGKEMTDLYYEYLDNEDSPDKLRIQVLRNLQNYLLEEEIRMHKADADWRKHAKEEDLKEMGDIQSGMASTIMQVYLKHVLDSFFHSHTQVRLAAIQVVVLVLQQGLVHPVQCVPYLISMCTDTEKVIRVKADQQLQEIDKKYPGFIHMKALQGLKMSYKLQQLLQANSKSCLIRGHRESEGNTISLNNFLYTVLRTNRSHRRAILLSLLNLFDDSAKISLAEQLYIADNLAFFPYQTQDEPLFIINQIDIIVSVSGSNILQSFKERLRLPKREAESMNMLVNAEGGNQTENGVLPRPAIEEDEDEDDPDKLIAKLPADIKPLLDICYLAQGCILLLHLKHHLKETYGFSDSKIHNYSQSDAKTYDKPVQRKFIVTFNPETVINLLNNKTKNRTIKKRSRKSHKRHRNDSGETTSDSSDSSEDEQNSDDADERRKLIDDYLEFKDLMLSIDPPDEEEEGEENRSTCPQTPNPAQGQTTPGSKSPRLPNPEGTGEESMDTTVEVHEEPSEKRVPPLVIRTGHSHHTPKSSRHHHLFASDKKKIPVHASSSSSTSSSKNLSKSFPKPVPSKKKPKKRRKRYGSDSEDDSNDSDFVL